The genomic stretch AACTTATGTTTAGGATAAACTGTTCTAATCAATGAAGACAATTCTCTATTTTCAAAAGGTTCTATTAATGATCTAGAACTGATTTCAATAAGTATTCTTGGTTGAAGATACTCTTGTTTTTCTACTAAAGAATTATATTTTAATTCTATGGCTAACGGATCTGTATCTGATTCTTCAAATTCTGTCACGTTTAACTCAAATTCTTTTACTCCGTTTTTCAAAAGAGCTTTTTTTAGAAGTTTAGGGAATTTCTGGTCTACATATTTACAAGATGCTTTTCTAAGGTTTTTAACTTGAGATCGATTCAAATCGCCTTTAAAATCAAAGAAAGATCTATTTATAGCTAAATCAATGTCCTCAGAAAATCGCTCTATTATTCCCCAAGCTTTACTTAAGGAAGTTCCACCTTTAAACACTATGTGTTTAGCTATTTCAGTAGAAAATATAGCCTGTAATGCTATCATTACCCACAAATCTTTTTCTACTACTACTGGAAGTAATCCTGTTTTTGAACTTACTTGATTTATTATTTCTTTTCGATATTCTTCGGATAGATTAAACCAGTTTTCCATATTATTTTTTTAATATACTTTCTACTATTTCAGCGATCCAAACAGGAGCAAGTTTCATGTCATTTTTTACATCCTTAATCTCAACTTTTTTTAAAATATTTTTAATCTTCTCAATGATTGTAGCATCTATATTTTCTTTCCCAAGTTCTCTAAGAGCCTGAATAATTAATACATTCGTTTCGTTTTTTGCAGAAAGTAATTTAGGTGAAGCTATTTTAAATTTGATTGTTCTATTCTTAATTTTAATTGTTCTTGGAGTTCCATCTGTCAAATAAACCACATTCATAGGCACTTGAGTAGACAATCCTAATTTATTAAGCGCATTAATTCCAGTTGGAATAATTCTAGCTTTATCTCTTTTAGAAATTGCTAATGCTATTTGTTCAAGAGTAGGTTGAAGAATCCCTAATAATTCATGGTTTTTTGGATATAGATAAATTCCTTTAGCGAGCCTTACTAGTCTTCCTTTATCTTCTAATCTATTTAAAGCTTGTCTTACAGCAGTAGATGATCCAAATTCTGAAAAACTTGATGGGAAAAATATTTTTCCACGCTTATAATTTGATATTGCTTTTTTTATACTATTTATAACTGATTCAGACATTTTTTTAGAATAAATATGTCACAAATATAATGAATAATTGTGACATAATAATATTTTATTTATTGAAGAAGTGATCTTTTAGATAGTATAAGAAAATCAAAAATCAACCCGAAAAACCAAATTCGGCGTTAAGCCTAACGAAAATTTATCAACGGTTTGCAAACGAAATTGAATATCATTATCTTGATTTAAGAAAGCTCTTATTTCATAATAACGCTCTAGTAGATTTTTACGATCGTAGATATTGAGTAATGAAAAACCTATTTTTCCTTTCCAATTGTGCTTTTTGTCAAAATTGAATGTGTACGTTCCCGAAAAATCCAAGCGATGATAATCAGGAATGCGCGTACTATTCGTTTCTCCGATAAACACGAATAAGTCTCCGTTGGTTTGCGTTTCCGATGTTACAGGCGTATATGGCGTTCCTGTACGGTAATTCCAACCTAAAGAAAATTTAAAATTATTCAGCGTATACGAATGCGCCCAACGGAAATAATGGCGAATGTCATAATTCCCCGGAAAAGTAAGTCCGTTGTTGATTTTGGAGAATTCAAATTTATTGTCTGTGTACGAATAACTCATCCACGTTTGGTAATCATTGATCGTTTTTTCAATGAGAATATCAACGCCATATATTTGACTTTTTCCTTCCGAAAAGGTTTCTAAAACACTCGTATTTCCAAAACTCCTATTAAAGGAAGTCAATCCACTAATGTTTTTGTAATAACCGTCTACATCAACACGCCAACCTTTTTTGTTAAATACAACTCCTGTGGAAATTTGCCTGCTTTTCAATACAGGAAATTCATCGCCATTCGCAATTGCCCAAACTTGATTTTCCAATCCAAAATTTGAGGTATTAAATTCCAATATCTGACTTACCGCTTGGTGTTTTAATTCCGCAGAGAAATTTACGCTAAAAAGCGAATTTAACTTTTTTTCAACGTATAATCTTGGTTCAAAAAACATACTTTTTGCGGTACTGAAATAATTGACACGCACACCTGCATTAATGATGACTTCATTTTGGTCGTTGTACTTATAAGATGAATATAGTGCGTGCGAATTGTTGATACTTTCCTCAGAAGCCGCATAAGTAGTTACGCCATCTTCTGTTCCTTGAAAACCTGAAAAGCCAAATGAAACATCGTTAGATGAGAATTGATACCCTGATTCTAAACTACGTTTTTCATCTATTTTTAAGGATGTATCATAAGAAAATCCGATGTCTTTTATTTTATTTCGTTTTTGATCTTGTTCAGTAATTGATACAATATTTCCTCTGAATGTTCCCAAATAATCAAAGTCAAATCGTGAATAATAAGCACTTAGCGTATGCGAAAAATTAGCATTCCATGTACGTTTCCAAAAACCACTAAAACCTGAGTTTCGAATGCTAAGTTGATCACGAGATGTTTCTTCAAATAGCGCTATTTTAGATCTGAAATCGAGTTCGTTTTTGGTGCGCAAATTACTAATCATGATGTTGTCTTTATCAGAAAGTTTCCCAATTAGTTTTATGGTATAATCTGTAAAATAGAACCTGTTTTCCGTTTCTGAAAATACGTTTTCTATAATTTCTTCGCTTTTTGTAATCTTGGTATTTTGAAAAACACGTTCTGAAAAATTGTTATAGGTAAATGTTTCCCATACGTCTGTAAATGCACGACGTGCCGAAACCATGACGCCGAATTTTTTCCCAACAGGGATTTTTAAATACGCATCGGCATGTGTCATATTAAAACCAAATCCGCCTGATAATTTTTCAGGAACTTTTGTATCCGTTTGAATGTCGATTACTCCCGAAATACGATCGCCATAACGTGTTGCTGTTCCACTTTTGTAGATGGAAACTTCTTCTATTACATATGGATTGAATGCTGAAATAAGTCCGAAAAAATGACCTGAATGATACATTTTGATTCCGTCCCACAAAATTAAATTTTGGTCAGGCGTTCCACCACGAATGAATAATCCTGAAGCAGTTTCGTTTGGACTTTGAATACCTGGCAAGAGTTGTATACTTTGCAAAACGTCAGGTTCTGTAAGTCCTGGAAGAATGCCCAATTTTGATGGCGAAAGCGATAATGCGCCATCTGTTTGTTTGTCGATTCCGGAAGTTAAATAGTTGCTGATTAATACAGTTTCTAAATCATATTGATCGGCAATCATTGCAATTGTTATACATGGTTTTACTTGTAATTCTTTGGCTACAAAACGCCTTGTTTTGTAACCTAAAAAGCGAATTTCAATGGTATCAGAAGGAAATGCCAAGAAAAGTTCAAATGATCCGTTAGTATTTGTAACTGTTCCTTTAAATTGCGTTTTGTTCACAACAGAAGCTTCTATGATTGGTTGTTGATTTTGAGCATCAACCAAAACGCCACAAATTTGTATTTTTCCTTCTTGTGACTGGTTTCGAATGATGTAATAGCGTTCATTTACTTTTTCAAACACAATAGAAGCTTGTTCTTGTAAACGCTGAAAAACAGTGTTTAAAGTTGCGTCTTTGAGTTTTAACGTAATTATTTTGTCGTTGGCTAATTCTGCTCGGTACGAAAATTTTATGTTGTATGCTTTTTCTACCGCTGTTAAGACATTTTGTAGTGGTTCTTTTTCAAACGAGAGTGACACATCATTTTGGGCAAACAATGTATTTGTGATGAACAGTAAGACAACACTTATAACACTTCTCATATACGTAACGGTAAAATTCTAGTGTACGAATCCTTTTTCGTCGTAAAAAAAGTCCGATTATTTCGCTTTCTTAAGGATGATTGTTTTTCCGTCCTTAAAAGTATATGAAATTTCCATAGGAACAAAAACTGTTCTTAAGGCAAGTTTTAAATTTTTGTGTGAAAAAGTTCCTGTAAAGCGTTCCGAAATGTTTATATTTTCAGTGATAAATTGCACTTGATATTGATCTTCCAAAGCTGTAATTACATGTTTTATAGGCATTTCTCTAAAATTGCTTTCGCCTTCTCTCCAAGTTAAATTGTTTACATCAAAGTTCCAAGAAGCAGTTTTTCCTTCAATAAGAGAAAATGCATTTCCTTGTGTTAATAGTGCCGTTTTTTGTGTTTTAGATGCAACTTGTACTTTTCCTGCGTGACATTTTACTTCAAATATTCCATCTGCGGAAAGCACATTAAATTGTGTTCCAAGTACTTCAACCGTTCCAGAAGTTGTAGTTACGGTAAATTTTTCGCCTTTTTTTACTTTGAAATATGCTTCTCCTTTTAAAGAAACAGTTCTATTAGTATCCCAAGAATTTTTAGTGAATGTTAGTGAAGATTTTGCATTTAATATTGCTTCTGAACCATCTGGCAATAGAACCGTTTGTTGATTTCCAAAGCCAGTTTCAACTGTTTCGCCAGACGTAAAATACATGTATGAGAATCCAACAAATAAAAGTACAACGGCAGCGGCAGCGTATATCCACGAAGTATTCAATTTTCTTGTTTTTGACGCAGTAACTTGCTGTTTTTGTTGAATAGATTTCAACGTAGCTTGCTTATCAAATGAAGGCGCTTCTAATTGATCGGCACTTTCAATGATTTGCAGATAGTCGTGATACTCCGCAGAATTTTCAAAACGTAGTTTTTCTTCTGCATTGAGATCGTCGGCTAGCCATCTTGCTAAAAACGTATCATCATATTTTTCTTCCATCATTCTCCTTTGATTCGATTATTAAACAGTTTTCAACTAAAATACCCTACTTTTTTTTAAATATTTCCTATTTCTTTTCGCAACAGAATTAATGCTTTGTGCATTCTTTTTTCCACTGCTTTTACAGAAAGTCCAATGATTTCTGCAATTTCAGCATAGGTTTTTTTGTCAATTCTGTTGAGTAAAAAGACTTCGCGTTGTCCGTCGGGCAGTTTTGCAATGGTTCGTTGTAGCTTTTCTTGAAATTCTTTATGGCGCAATACAAATTCGGGCGTTTCGTTGGAAACTCTGCTCGGCGTTTGTTGTTTGTATTTTAAAACCACTTTTTGATGTGCTACTTCATTTAGAAACATATTGTTGGCAACTGTATATAAATACGATTTGGCTTTCGTAAAAATCACTTTTGCACAATTTTTCCAGAGTTTTATAAATGCATCTTGAACAATATCTTCCGCTTGCTGTTCACTACCACATTTGTAATACACAAAATTCCGAAGTGTTTCGGAATGCGCATTAAATATGCTTTCATAGTGTTTGGTTTCACAAACAGATTTATCTTCTGGAGACATTAATTTTTAATTGTTTATTTGAATTTCCAAAACTACGTAATTTTATTTTTAATGAAATCCTTGTTATACTTCATGAAAAAAGGGAAATAATAGACAATTCTTGATCTTTTTAACACTTTAATTTCAGATTTTTTGTTTTTTTTCAAAATAATGGTAGGGTATTTTCCAAGTATCCTGTTTTATTATCAAACTTAACGAAAGTTATTATTTGTTAGGAAAGTTGAATATTTCGGAATACACATATAAAAATAATAAGTTCAATTGAGTCGGTTTTTTATTAGTTGAAAATAAGTGGCAGCAAAGCTATTGAGACCGAGGCTAAAGTCTTTGTTGCCCTTTTTTTAACTGTACATAAAATTATAGGTTGGGAAAAGAATGCTATGAAAAAGAAAGGCAACTGTTTCGGTAGTTGTTTCAAAGAATTCGGGAAAAAGAAAATACATCTCAAACCTATTTACTAGTTTTTCTTCCCTCGGTAATGTCTGACTTTACCGAGGTTTTTTTGTGCCTTATTTTTTAAATTTCTATACTTTTATTCAGTTTGTATTTGCTAAATTGGTAGTATAAAACATATAATACCAAATATGTTGGCAATAATTAAATAAACTACATTGATACGATTTCTGCTTTTACTATTTACAATAGTATTCTTTACAAATTGTAATAAGAATAACAACGATACTATTGAGAAATTAAAAACTGAGATACAATTTATCGGAGGTTATAGGTATTTTGAAACGCCAAATATTGATATAGAAAGTTTAAGTCAGAATACTGCTAAAAATTTAACCGATTTACTTTCTAAAAAAGAACTCACAGCATCAGAAGTTGATTCTTTAGGTTTGGAACTTGCAATTACTTCACTCGAAAATAATTCATTGAAAATATATAATTTTGGCTATGATTGTGGAGGAACTAGAGGTTTTATAACGCATCCTGTTGTGCAGTGGAAAAACAATCAAAACAAGCTGTTTTCATATAATTTTTCAAAGGATATTAATTGTAGTTTTTATGAAATTCATCAACTAAATCATCCTTCAAAACAATTATTTTTATTGATTGGGCAAGAGCGAGGAAGTGGCGCTTGTCTGCAAAATATTGTGTATTGCTTAGAAATTAAAGATGATGATTTAATCGTTGATAATCCATTTTTTATAAACCGACCCTATATTAATCTTTGTAATGTTGTATTTGATTTTAACCAAGATACGCAAGAATTAATAGGTAATGAAGATTATAATGGAGCCAATAATCTCATATACGCTGTAAAAGGTCAAGGGAAATATTCAGACTCTGAAAAAGATAATGAAAAACTAATTGAGTTGTTGAATGGAATACTATTTATAGAAGAAGAACTTAATGTGATTAATTTATCATTTAATGGTTCACGTTTTATAAAAATTAACGGCTACTAAAAACATATATGGTTAATTCCAGATCGATTATTTAGACTTGAAATTAACCATATTTATTAAATTCTGAATTGGTGATTTTATAAATAAATTACATCAGATTGAGTGAAATTCTGAAATAATTTTGTATCGAAATCACTGAAACGTATAATCAACCTGATCAAATTCTGTGACTCTGAAATACCCAAACGCATAGTTTGATTCGTCAGTTACGTTGACACAGTTTCCTTTGATTTCGGCTGGAATTGATGCAAATGGATTTCCAGCAGAATCATATTGTTCCGATAGTAAAGAAATGTAATTGTAATACCGTTGCGAGATTCCGTATAGTTTTATATTCACTATATCGCCAGGATTAAATTCTTCTAGTTCGTTTTCATCGTCTCTTCCTTTTTCGAAAAATTCTTCTTGCTCATTTCCGTTTGTAAATTCGTCCGATTGTGCTTCTAATGACGCAAATAAATCACTTTCTTCTTTGATTCGGAACATGTAATAGTTGTCTTCATTTACAGGATCATCAAAAAATATAGAAACATCTAATACTTCATCGTCAAATCCGCCTTCCAAAGATTGTGTTACTGCATTAATTGGCGAAACTGGTAGTAAGTTTTCTGTTGCCGTATACGTTTCTCCGTTGTGAATTACTTCTAATGTATAAGAATCATTCAACACAGGAATAAAGTTATTGATTGTATATGTTCCATCGTTTTGATCTGTAAAGTTAAAAACTGCATTGGAATTGTTGTTCGTCACTTTTACAGAAGCACCAATGACACTTGTATTTAATGTTGTTTGAAAATACGGCGTTGATGTACTTATTTTTATGGTTTGATTGTTTCCAGAAGTTCCTTTTTCCCAATCTAAAGAAGCTTCAATTACTAAACGTGGCTCAGCTTCAGGAACATCGACATCTATTTTGTCATCACACGAAATAAACGTGATGAAAACGGCTAAAATTACGGAGAGTTTTATATATTTTTTCATCATTTTAAAATTTAAAATTATATGTGATTGATGGAAGTATGCTTCCAAAAATAGAAATTCTACGCGCTTCGTTCACACCTGTATTAAAATCTTGCGCAAATGAGATTGACGCTGCGTTTCTTCTCGCGTAAGCGTTATACAACCCAAAAACCCATTCGCCTTGCCAACGTCTATTTTTATTTTTTGTTGGTGTCAGCGTTGCTGCTAAATCTAGTCTGTGATAAGCTGGCAAACGATTTGCGTTTCGTTCGTCAAAGCTTGCAATGGAGATTCCTTCATATTCATATTGTCCAGTTGGATACGTTACTGGACGACCAGTTTGATAGACAAAGTTTGCGCTAAATCGCCATTTTTCATTGAAATCGTACGTTCCCGTTACTGAGAAATCATGTGTTCTGTCATATGGCGTGTTGTACCAATTTCCACTATTTATTCCTGGTCCGCCAGCATTTCCGCCAAGCGCTCTTTGCTCTGATTTTGAAAGTGTGTATGCAAACCAACCTTTGAATTTTCCTGTATTTTTCCGTAATAAAACTTCCAAACCGTACGCTCTAGCTTCTCCGTTTAGAATTTCAGTTTCTATATTATTTGTTCCGATTAATTCAGATCCGTCAATATAATCGATTCTATTATCTACATTTTTATAGTATGCTTCTAATTCTAACGAATAGGTTTTGTCTTTTATATTTCGGTAATATCCAACAGCATATTGATTGGATTTTTGTGGTTTGATGTAACGTCCGCTTGGCGCCCAAACGTCTAATGGTGTTACCGAAACCGTGTTGGAAAGTAAGTGTACATATTGAACCGATCTGGTATAACTTGCTTTTACAGAAGAATCGTCATTGAGTTGATATGCAAGTCCTAATCTTGGCTCAAAATTGGCGAATGTTTTGATACTTTCACTTTTTTTGTAATCCGTAGTTCCTATTTGTTCGCCTTCTTCATAGATTCCTATTTCTTCGTTGTATACAACAGGTTGATTGTTGGCGTACTCTGAGAGTGTTTGTCCGCCTAATCGGCTAAATGTACTGAAACGCAAGCCATATTGCGCGGTTAACTTGTCTGTTAATTCATGTTCGGCACTTATGTATGCAGCAGCTTCAAAAGCTCTTTTTTGATCAAGTTTTCTATAGTTAATTAACGAACTTGGCTCTGAAGGTCGTACTTCTCCTGGATTGAAATTGTATGAAATTCCACTGACTCCAAAATCAAGTTTTAGCTTGTCACTTGCATAGTAACGCAGGTCATATTTTAGGTTGAAATTTTTAATGTCTGCAACCCAATCTAGTTTTATAAAATCGAGCACAATTTCATAATTGTATTTACTATAAATTAATGATAGGTTTGAGAATAGTTTTTCATTGAAAACATGATTCCAACGTACGTTTGCTGTTGTGTTTCCGTAAGTGTTTTTGATGAATTGTGAAAGATCAAAAATGTCTCTTCCAAAGTATCCTGAAAGATATACCCGATTGTTTTCATTGATTTCGTAGTTTGCTTTTAGGTTTAGATCATAAAACGAAATTTTATCATCTTTTATTTCTTCAATTAATGGCATAAATATATGCGCGTACGACGTTCGTCCTGCAACTAAGAAAGATCCTTTTTTGTTGAACATTGGACCTTCAACCGCCAAACGACTCGAAATGATACCAACGCCACCATTTACTTCTAAGTTTTTACTGTTTCCATCTTTCTGACGTACGTCTAAAACTGACGAAATTCGTCCTCCATATTTTGCTGGAATATCTCCTTTATAGAGTTTGATATCTTTGATTGCATCTGCATTGAATACTGAGAAAAACCCAAAAAAGTGTGATGTATTGTAAATAATTGCTTCGTCTAGTAATACTAAATTTTGATCGGCTGCGCCACCACGAACGTTGAATCCGCCAGTTCCTTCGCCTGCGTTTGTAACGCCTGGCAACATTTGAATGGATTTAATAATATCAACTTCTCCTAAAACCACAGGCATTTGTTTTATAGTTGCTGCGTTCAGTTTGGAAACGCTCATTTGTGGTTTCCGAATATTGGGTCGTTCCGTTTCTTCTGCTTCAATTACAACTTCGTCAAGTGACGTTGCTGCTTCTTGCATTTCAAAATTGATAGTTTGATCAACATTTAATGTGATTTCTTTGGCCACATCTTCATAACCGAGAAACGAAATGATAATTGTGTACGTTCCTTTTGGCGCTGTTAAGGAAAAGAAACCGTATTCATTGGTTACGGAGCCATTAGTTGTTCCTTTGAGATAGACTGTTGCGCCGAACAACGTTTCTCCATTTTTTTTGTCTTTTATGGTTCCGTTTACACTGAATTTTTCTTGCGCAAGTAGGAATGTGGTCATTAAAAGAAAGATCCAGATAATACTGTTTTTCATTGTTTATTATATGTTCTAATTGATATTATTTAGTTACTGACGAATGATAGGGTAAAATGTTACACGTTTTTTGAAATTTTAAGCTACAAAAATAACTTTCTCAGAACGTAGTGTGTCTTTTTTAACAAAGTATTATAAAATCAAGTTTACCGATCATCGAATCAACTGAACCGTTCCTAAAACTACTCTATGTACTTGATTGTGCGTATATCATCTTTGCCTTCATAATTACGTAATGAAATTTAAGTAAGGCGGAAACCGAAAAGCCTTTTTACAAAAGAGTAGGCAATTTATAAAAACAACTATTTATGGACAATGATAAAAATTGTGACCAGATAAGAGATATACAAGGAACATATTGGTGTGACGATAATACTGATGTTTATATTGGCAATTGTAACACTGTTTCACAAAAAGTAAGCTCGCAAAACTATCCTGATCTAGAAAATTTTGGAGCTATAGCAACATGTAACGATTATATTTATTTTGTATGCTGGAGTAACGATATAGGGAGAAATGGTTTTATAGCAGAATTGCACGGAACAAATTCTGCATTCTCAGGGTTGAATCCAAAATGGGAAGTTTTTCCAACAGGAATTGATTTTGATACTCCAACAGAAAGACCTTCAGAAGCTTTGGTAAATAATGAACTGAAAAAAGCCAATTGTAACAAATGGAAACCTGTATTTACAGGACAACCAAATACTGGAATAAGTAAACCTTTTAGTGGAATTAGCGGAATTAATGATAATGCTCATTTTATTTGGTATGATTCAGGAAAAGATACAAGACCTA from Kordia antarctica encodes the following:
- a CDS encoding nucleotidyl transferase AbiEii/AbiGii toxin family protein, translated to MENWFNLSEEYRKEIINQVSSKTGLLPVVVEKDLWVMIALQAIFSTEIAKHIVFKGGTSLSKAWGIIERFSEDIDLAINRSFFDFKGDLNRSQVKNLRKASCKYVDQKFPKLLKKALLKNGVKEFELNVTEFEESDTDPLAIELKYNSLVEKQEYLQPRILIEISSRSLIEPFENRELSSLIRTVYPKHKFVDKPIVVPTVIPTRTLIEKMFLLHEEFQKPKERKIRSERMTRHLYDISRLMDTEYLEEAINNEELYNTIINHRSKLTRISWVDYNTHNHKTLNFIPPKEIIGEYEKDYSAMKESMFYGETESFEELIKKLQKLNDRINSIKEEE
- a CDS encoding DUF6088 family protein is translated as MSESVINSIKKAISNYKRGKIFFPSSFSEFGSSTAVRQALNRLEDKGRLVRLAKGIYLYPKNHELLGILQPTLEQIALAISKRDKARIIPTGINALNKLGLSTQVPMNVVYLTDGTPRTIKIKNRTIKFKIASPKLLSAKNETNVLIIQALRELGKENIDATIIEKIKNILKKVEIKDVKNDMKLAPVWIAEIVESILKK
- a CDS encoding carboxypeptidase-like regulatory domain-containing protein codes for the protein MRSVISVVLLFITNTLFAQNDVSLSFEKEPLQNVLTAVEKAYNIKFSYRAELANDKIITLKLKDATLNTVFQRLQEQASIVFEKVNERYYIIRNQSQEGKIQICGVLVDAQNQQPIIEASVVNKTQFKGTVTNTNGSFELFLAFPSDTIEIRFLGYKTRRFVAKELQVKPCITIAMIADQYDLETVLISNYLTSGIDKQTDGALSLSPSKLGILPGLTEPDVLQSIQLLPGIQSPNETASGLFIRGGTPDQNLILWDGIKMYHSGHFFGLISAFNPYVIEEVSIYKSGTATRYGDRISGVIDIQTDTKVPEKLSGGFGFNMTHADAYLKIPVGKKFGVMVSARRAFTDVWETFTYNNFSERVFQNTKITKSEEIIENVFSETENRFYFTDYTIKLIGKLSDKDNIMISNLRTKNELDFRSKIALFEETSRDQLSIRNSGFSGFWKRTWNANFSHTLSAYYSRFDFDYLGTFRGNIVSITEQDQKRNKIKDIGFSYDTSLKIDEKRSLESGYQFSSNDVSFGFSGFQGTEDGVTTYAASEESINNSHALYSSYKYNDQNEVIINAGVRVNYFSTAKSMFFEPRLYVEKKLNSLFSVNFSAELKHQAVSQILEFNTSNFGLENQVWAIANGDEFPVLKSRQISTGVVFNKKGWRVDVDGYYKNISGLTSFNRSFGNTSVLETFSEGKSQIYGVDILIEKTINDYQTWMSYSYTDNKFEFSKINNGLTFPGNYDIRHYFRWAHSYTLNNFKFSLGWNYRTGTPYTPVTSETQTNGDLFVFIGETNSTRIPDYHRLDFSGTYTFNFDKKHNWKGKIGFSLLNIYDRKNLLERYYEIRAFLNQDNDIQFRLQTVDKFSLGLTPNLVFRVDF
- a CDS encoding FecR family protein, whose amino-acid sequence is MMEEKYDDTFLARWLADDLNAEEKLRFENSAEYHDYLQIIESADQLEAPSFDKQATLKSIQQKQQVTASKTRKLNTSWIYAAAAVVLLFVGFSYMYFTSGETVETGFGNQQTVLLPDGSEAILNAKSSLTFTKNSWDTNRTVSLKGEAYFKVKKGEKFTVTTTSGTVEVLGTQFNVLSADGIFEVKCHAGKVQVASKTQKTALLTQGNAFSLIEGKTASWNFDVNNLTWREGESNFREMPIKHVITALEDQYQVQFITENINISERFTGTFSHKNLKLALRTVFVPMEISYTFKDGKTIILKKAK
- a CDS encoding RNA polymerase sigma factor; the protein is MSPEDKSVCETKHYESIFNAHSETLRNFVYYKCGSEQQAEDIVQDAFIKLWKNCAKVIFTKAKSYLYTVANNMFLNEVAHQKVVLKYKQQTPSRVSNETPEFVLRHKEFQEKLQRTIAKLPDGQREVFLLNRIDKKTYAEIAEIIGLSVKAVEKRMHKALILLRKEIGNI
- a CDS encoding DUF4249 domain-containing protein, whose translation is MKKYIKLSVILAVFITFISCDDKIDVDVPEAEPRLVIEASLDWEKGTSGNNQTIKISTSTPYFQTTLNTSVIGASVKVTNNNSNAVFNFTDQNDGTYTINNFIPVLNDSYTLEVIHNGETYTATENLLPVSPINAVTQSLEGGFDDEVLDVSIFFDDPVNEDNYYMFRIKEESDLFASLEAQSDEFTNGNEQEEFFEKGRDDENELEEFNPGDIVNIKLYGISQRYYNYISLLSEQYDSAGNPFASIPAEIKGNCVNVTDESNYAFGYFRVTEFDQVDYTFQ
- a CDS encoding TonB-dependent receptor encodes the protein MKNSIIWIFLLMTTFLLAQEKFSVNGTIKDKKNGETLFGATVYLKGTTNGSVTNEYGFFSLTAPKGTYTIIISFLGYEDVAKEITLNVDQTINFEMQEAATSLDEVVIEAEETERPNIRKPQMSVSKLNAATIKQMPVVLGEVDIIKSIQMLPGVTNAGEGTGGFNVRGGAADQNLVLLDEAIIYNTSHFFGFFSVFNADAIKDIKLYKGDIPAKYGGRISSVLDVRQKDGNSKNLEVNGGVGIISSRLAVEGPMFNKKGSFLVAGRTSYAHIFMPLIEEIKDDKISFYDLNLKANYEINENNRVYLSGYFGRDIFDLSQFIKNTYGNTTANVRWNHVFNEKLFSNLSLIYSKYNYEIVLDFIKLDWVADIKNFNLKYDLRYYASDKLKLDFGVSGISYNFNPGEVRPSEPSSLINYRKLDQKRAFEAAAYISAEHELTDKLTAQYGLRFSTFSRLGGQTLSEYANNQPVVYNEEIGIYEEGEQIGTTDYKKSESIKTFANFEPRLGLAYQLNDDSSVKASYTRSVQYVHLLSNTVSVTPLDVWAPSGRYIKPQKSNQYAVGYYRNIKDKTYSLELEAYYKNVDNRIDYIDGSELIGTNNIETEILNGEARAYGLEVLLRKNTGKFKGWFAYTLSKSEQRALGGNAGGPGINSGNWYNTPYDRTHDFSVTGTYDFNEKWRFSANFVYQTGRPVTYPTGQYEYEGISIASFDERNANRLPAYHRLDLAATLTPTKNKNRRWQGEWVFGLYNAYARRNAASISFAQDFNTGVNEARRISIFGSILPSITYNFKF